AATTCataatacatattaaacatACGTCATATCCATAttaattcatttcaaacaaatcaaaacatCACAAAATCCATAACATATACACTAATGCTCAAAAGTTGTGTTCAACGCTAGATCTTCCATAAAAGATGGTGCTTAGGGATAAAAGATGTGCTCAGTGACAGTCTTGACGCTTAGTGACAGTCATGGCGGTCAACGTCAAACCTTTGCAAAAAGGTGGCACTCAACAACAATCTTAGTGTTTAACATCATTCTTCTCGCAAAATGTTGTGTTCAACAACACCTTTCTACTGCTCAACGACTTGAGATTAAATTATTTCAGACCTACAGTGAAAAGTGGTGCTCAAAGCGTTCACATTTTTACGCGTTCAATGGTACAAGGTAAGTAGATTATTCATTAGTTCAAACATCAATATCAGTGAATAAACCAAATTCAGACAAACAAACATGcaaattaacattttcaaaGCATTTGTAACTTTAAAACAAGGTAAGTAAAGATGACCAAAAAGCTCAACAACCCTCAAAAATCTTTTAGAGAAGAAAGTCCTATTTGTCTctatgaacaacacaaacacaatcAGAATATACCATTAGAAATACTGATCAATAGAAACTCTTAAAGAAGACTCAAACACCACATGTAATCCTAAATGGTTTACATGCAATGGAAGACTCAACATACTAAAGAAAGAGGCAGAAAACCAACTTACTTTATTGAAAAAACTGATTGAATGGAAGTGGATAATTtgtgacatccgggcactgacgagggcggggagtgacgccggtgcaagaggcatgatgcagggggcacagacaaggagcgactcctggcagcttcgagtggaaggggtacatgtacgaatcgaacatacaccagaatgagagggatctagagactatgtaggtatgagactatacagttgaaggatagcttaaaggaattgatttgactactcatatcaccaaatgcatttgcttttcggtagcctgactcataagaattGATTTAACTACTTAATTCGCCTCAAAGATTATCTTAACTTTCTTTACTAAAAGTGAGAGAACTCTATAAGATAGGagtttagaaaaattatatgatttaagataataaaatttatttataaaatttgtatttatactttaaatttttaatattaaaataattgaattttattattacttggaGTAGAAGATATGTTTTTGAGGAAAATGTTACCTTATACTATTTTCAATATTAAAGAAACAGTGTAATGGAATACGATAAAATGTTCCCACTCGTGTTTTGagataaatgtaatttttagtcagtaatctttaaatttgattagAAGTTTTCCTTAACATGAACTAATATTTTACTCCCTTGATTTTTTCTacctataaaaaatattatgtttttcccTTAATTAATAGCTATAGATGATCCTGTTAAAAAGTAAGCAAACACTtatattgaaaaggaaaaataactGTAAGAGTTTTTCACAAGGCTTGTAACCTCCTcgtgattattattaaataaaagttaagtaGATTAAACAATTATTGGATAACTAAGAAAACGCAAGCGTGGctagtatttattaaaaattaattatgctaacatttatttttatgaaaattgtaataaattatgAGAGTTTATTAgcattgaatattaaaaaaattaatcactcatcataattttatcttattatacacatgatttaaattatttggtaTAAACTTaaagtataatttatataaataaaacattcctttgtttttaaactttaatattgtaatatttataaattaaaaaacctattaattatgattatataaatgaattttgtttttattgtcttttaagcaattattacatttattatattttaattattatatttatcattacgttttaaacaaaattttatatcagAATTTGCTGGAAAACTGGAAAATAACACGGCCAAAATTTGTCTGCTTGTGTAGTTTTTTTTCCCTAAAGTGTGCTATTTGGAAAAGATAAACGGAAGGAGTAATGTTAAACGTgtgaaaaattcaaataaagttTCTCtctacgttttttttttattctacttTGTTTTCAAGAAATAAATTCAGGTTTGTttcttcagaaaaaaaaaaaagaaaaaaagagaagaaaagaagatatcATATCTctgtcttctttttcttcttgacttgttttgcagaagaagaagatctCAAATTCTGAGAAACGACAAGGTGTGAGAAAGTAGTTGTTGCAGTGGCCGTCCAAGGTTGAGTCTTTGGCATATTTAAATGCGACCCCATCATTAAAAATTCAGTCTTTGATAGTCTTCTTCTCCTTGTTCTCATTCTCCCATCTTTGTCTGTTCTCTTCCGTCAACGTTGCTTTCTCTCTCCTCCAGTTTTCAAATATTGAATGATGACGccggagaaggagaaggagaaggagaaggaacaGGATCAGGTGGTGGTTGATGCAGGGATGAAGAGGTACAGAAATGGAGAAATCTGGGAGTTTGAGGATGACTTGGGTGTCTCAGACGGTGACAATGGTGTCTTGTTGGGTTTGGACGGTGGAACTACCTCCACTGTCTGCATTTGTATGCCAATGATTCCCTTCTCTCACTCTCAGCTCCATTCTCTTCCCACCCTTGCAAGGGCCGTTGCTGGATGCTCCAATCACAATAGTGTTGGAGGTAATTCATAATCCCCTCACTTGTGCACTTGGtgtgtttgatttttttgttgGCAGCCACTTGGTGTGTTTGATGATTTCCCTTTGGGGgtttgtttcaaaatttgatttttttttttatgggttTGTTGGAATATTTGCTGTGCTTGGACATTTTTGATTGATTTAGTTGTCTACATTAATACACTGTTCGGtttagtgtgtgttgtgtttcaATGCCCTTATTGGGTTGGGAACTATTGGGAGGATAAGAGAGACCTATTAGGTTGgatatacattttgtttttgCATACCACAGTAGGATGCTGGTTAAATGGTTATGGCTTAGGCAATTTGGTTAAGTGGCTGTTCGGTTATGAAGCTAAATAGTGTGTTGATCTAAGGTAGTCACAAGCAACTATGGCCTGTAACTAAACTGTTGGAGGTTGATCATTTAGGAAAAGCTGCAATCTTATGCTACATTCCTTGGTTTGAGTTGTTAAAGTCTTTTTAAAGATTACATTCTTGTTATCGGGTTTTCTATCTGGCATTCTAAAGAAGCTTTGGCTACAGTGTTTTTGTGTTTAGATATGCCTATTTTTAATCTTTACTTTGTGCTCTCTCCCTTATTTTACAGTAATGAAGTTCTTATTTTAACCATCCTGCTCTGCTCCCAAAAAAAATGGTGATAACTTATGGTTGCTGGCCAAGTACTCTTGTAGCATCTCAATTAGCTCTCTTTTTTTGTGTTAACTTTGTGCATAAACAACAGACAAAGTTTCATGTATTCAACAGTCTTAAAGAACTATACCTGTCATAATAAAACGAAGATCGAATTCCAGGGGAAATCTTTTATTAGCTTTTTTCTTTAATCACTTCTTCTGCAGAGATTGCTGCAAGGGAAACAATAGAGCAGGTTATGGCAGATGCTCTTTCAAAGTGTGGTTCAAAACGATCTTCAGTCCGAGCTGTTTGTTTGGCTGTATCTGGTGTTAACCATCCAACAGATCAACAAAGAATTCTCAATTGGCTTAGGTTGCTAAGCTTTATTTAAGtgtatcttcattttttttttgttgataagaAGGCATATTAATCTATTTTACTCTTGCTATTGGAAGAAACTAACAAAGTTACGTATTTTATTGATCTCTTAGCTTTTATAAGTAATGAATATACTGTGTTTTTATATCTAATGGCATATATGATCTGTATGTTagtttttgttatatatttaattgtgGAAGAATGCAACtgtgttttaagttgtttatcaTAATATTATGGAAGAGAATTGtcttcctaaataaaaaatagagaccataaataaaattagttaatcCTATCATGAATAAAAATGTTACTACTGAACTCAACCTTTATAAAGGAAAGTGAGGACATAACATCTGCTATATTAGTTTACCTATATAACAAGTCAACTCCATTATACCGGTTTTATATAAGATTGAGAGAAACTGACTTTCttcattgtttttaatttgcCAAAGCAGTATGCGTAAAATAACTAAAGCCAGGACCACAATGCTAGTGGAGGGACTTATCTGTAAAGAATTGAAACTTATTTAAACTGTATCTTATTTGTACATTCTGCTGGTTCAGTTCTTTGAATATGATGTGTCATTTAATATCCATTATAGTTTATCTGTTATTCTAAAGACTGAACCATACTGTGGCCTTATGTAAACAGGGATATATTCCCAAGCCATGTGAGGTTACATGTTCTGAATGATGCTGTGGCTGCTCTGTCAAGTGGAACAATGGGTAAACTTCATGGATGTGTACTAATTTCTGGCACAGGGAGCATTGCATATGGATTTACTGAAGATGGAAAAGAAGCAAGAGCAGCAGGTGCCGGACCTGTCCTAGGTGACTGGGGCAGGTAACACACACCTTGAAAATTAGCTTTTAGTAAAAAGTGTAATATGGAGACTAATAATTTCATTAGCCGGAAAATGTGTTAACTTTGTAAATTGATCCAACCTTAATCTTCTTAAAAGCTCTTTCTGCATCATATATATTGGCATCTCCCATATATGAGtacaaaagatataaaaagaGCCATGAGGAACGTCTTTCTCTTGATGTCCAACTTGATTCCATCTATTGCTTGGTTGAAAGTTTGCTTTATTATTTGCAGTGCGTATGGAATAGCTGCAAAGGCGCTAACTGCAGTAGTAAGAGCTTATGATGGTCGTGGTCCAAGTACAATGCTTGCAAGTAGTATTTTGCAAAAACTTGGTCTTTCTTCTGCAGAAGAAATAATTGGGTATATATTATAGTTGTATAATTGTTCATTTATTGTGAAGTAAATAGCTAGTATTTGAAAATCTTACTGTTAGAAATGCAACAAGAGAACCATCCATGTGTCTTTATCTAAGAGCTAAAGCTTACTACCTAGTCAATCCACGCAGCAAATGCAAACTAAGTTGACTTATATTTCAAAGATGAGAAATTTTAAGTTGGAAGTTATTTTGTGAATGTAATGCAATTTAATGTCATCATGTTATGCTCAGATGGACATATGCAGATCCCTCCTGGGCCCGCATTGCAGCCCTCGTTCCAGTTGTAGTGATCTGTGCAGAGGCCGGGGATGAGGTTGCAAATAATATCTTACTAGAATCTGTCCAAGAGCTAGTTTCAAGTGTCAAAGCTGTTGTAAACAGACTTGGATTGTCTGGTCAAGGTTAGGGTATTTATATTATTGTCATTTTTAGTGCATAACATTTATAGTCAGTTTGGATGAGCTTCTCCATAAGCTCCTTTTAGGGGAAAAAGATGAGATTAGCTTCTCCATAGGCTAAACTTGTAAAAATCCTCTCATAGTTTCtctatatttttgtgtttaacttgtgcataagctaattttaacttttagagaaattaaattcattttttccttgttttatCTCCTATAAGAGTTTATGGAGAAGTTCATCCAAACAAACATCTAATGCTATCTTGTATTgacaattgattaaaatttgtacTAATTGAGTTGGCCTCCAAAACATTCTTGTAAAATATAGAAGTGTTCTTTGGCATGAATGTTTGGATCATTTACATGGATTATTGATATTTTCTCCTTCTGTAATGAAAATTGTGCAATGAATTGTAGTCTGTAATTTTGGCAGATGGAAAGAGTGGCTTTCCCCTGGTGATGGTTGGTGGTGTTCTGACAGCACATAGGGGGAGCTGGGATATAGGAAAAGAAGTAATTAACTGTATTACCAAACAGTTTCCTGGGGTAATTCCCATTAGACCTAAGGTCAgcatatttatcattttattttggagataatcttttatcttttttaaaacaattgcATATAAGATAAAATCCCTTTTTGTAAATTGTTTCAAAGATagtatttttgacattttgaaACTAGAAGATATACTATTTGGAATATAACAACACTTTCTGTAGAACATCCATTAAATAACTTGAAGAATCGATGTTCAAATGTTCTTTAAATATCCATATTCAATGTCTTTGAGATGTTTGTTTTATTGCACAACAGGTGGAGCCTGCTGTTGGTGCGGCATGGTTAGCATGGAATTTTTTCATGAAAGAATGTTATCACAAGGCTGAGAATTGATGTAAAGcaagaaaatataattcttGATGATTAAAAGTGTATATTAGACAAGGACGAAAGTGTGGATACCTATGTGATGCCATGTAGTTTATGTATGATCCAATATCTGCTGTTATTGTTGTTTTGGTTCATGGCACATGGTAGGCTTAGTTCTTTGAGTCATGATTACCTTAGCTAAGGTGGTAACTGTGCttgtgtatataatttttagtgCCATAAACATGATAGAGAAGTGTCTTCGTTGTCTTGTAGCTGCTGATACTTTTTTCATCATGAATTGTTTAGAGAATGAAGATGAGCATTTTGGAACAGCCAATCGTGATGGTTTAacaatttaaaagtttgttAAACTATGTAAAATAGATCAAAATTACAGAAGATTGTTAATCaacaagtttaattaaaatttagtttagttaaatatttttggaactgatttctatcttatttgtatgcattacttaattttttaaagtttaatatcacttttaatatttatatttggaaTACAGCATTTAGCCATTCCAACAAATATTAGGacaaaaagtaatattaaacattttttaaaaatacttgtCCTTAACTTGCTATTAAATATGGTTCTCGCAATTATTGTCTTAATGACCTCAATTTCTGTTGAGGAATCGGAGGGTATATAATACAGTGgagtataaaaataagatattgtATTTAAATAGCAAACTTACAAAAAGCTGCTGTTTTATGccgtatatatttttttaaaataaaaagtagctTGCTTCAGAAATTTCTTAAAtggtattaaatatattaaacagctttaaaagttttaaatacaTGGTCTGTGTCTCCTGACTTATATTTTTTCGGTATACGTATTAAAGATTTAAcattatgattaaaaaattcaGTTATGATTTTAGATCAAATagggaaatatttaattaatagagTTAATCAGGTTAAAGTATTCTTTTCACCAAACAAAAACTTCTGAATTTTCACAATTCACTGTCCTCTCCACGCGTAAAATTTGGTATAATTCTCCTTCCGAATTTTCAGAAAACAAATTTCTGTCACtgttgtgtttatttttataaacattacTTTCTAGACCCCTTGGATTAATGGAGCTTGCATCTGTTTTAGGCCGAAAATAAAAACCAGGAAAGACAGGATCTAATACACATGATTCTCAGACTATTTATGAACCCCCAGATGTAACCCAGGGTGAAGGGGCGAAAATTAAATTGCTTTTAGGTCAAATTACATATTAGATGAGAAATTTCTTGCATAATAATTTCAGTATAAAATAGAACAGCATATGTCCCCATGATTATCCAAAGCACTTTACCTCCCATTAACTACTTTAAGCAACATAAATACACTAAATAAATTGAATCACCACTTCATACAgctccctcttcaaaacttttcATGCACGCATGTACGTGTGTACACATTTTCAGGATCATTGTGAGATTCAATGTCCATGGATGGAGGTGGAACCCTCAGAATACAGCCTTCCTTTCTCCTTTTTATAGatgttttcaaaaaataacaGACCTAAGACTGAGCCAAAAGTCCCAGAAAAGAAATATCCTATGCTCGTAGAACTTCTGATTGTATGACCTTCCCAAATTCTTACTGATTAGTAATACAAGGACTAGCCAAGAAGCCGCCTTTAAGTTTCAGAGAAAGTGACAGATGCAAACTCTACAAGAACTAAACCACCAAGAAATAAGGGTAgcgcaattttttttatattgtgatGTTAAAAAGGTCTTCTATTGTTCTGATTACTACCACGAGAATCACCAAAGCCACTAGATTGACCCGAGCCAAGTTCTCCAAAACCTCCCGAACGATCTGAACCACCAAATCCCCCAAAATCATCTGGACGACTAAACCTAGACCCACCGGATGATCGACCAGATCTGCTTCCTGATTGACCTGAGCCAAAGCCACCAGATGAGCCAAACCTACCAGAGCTTGGTCCACCATATCTACTCATTTCACCAGAAAAACCCCCTCCTGATTGACTGGAACCAGAGCCACCAAAACGATTATAATTCTGTCCACCAAACCTTTCACCAGAATCTCCAAAGCTGGGGCGGCCAAATCCACTGTTATTGTAGCCACCAGAACGGCCAGACCCAGGACCACGGCCAAAACCTGTGTCACCATAACGACGATCCCTAGTTCCTCCGAAAGATCCAAACCGCCCACCACCCATGCCAACTGTGTCCATGGATGCACTATCAACAGCTATCCTTGGTAGCTGAAAAATATGAATACCGGAACAGAAAACAaccaataaataattatataaataaaaaataccaaactTTAAAATTAGCATATTAGCGAGAACACTGGAAAACGGTAATAATAACTATGGGATAGTAGGTCCCTGGCTATTTAGATATATTGAATAGAGAAAATTTCAGATTGGGTTTATCAATTTCCAGGGCAATCTGACTCGCAAACTAATCATAAACAAGTCCAGATCAAATTGTGCATAGGAAGGATGGGATTTTAGGCAGCAGGAATATATGCTTCCTTAATAGTGTAGCCTCAATCTTTATGACCACAAAATTAGTAATTAACAAGGTAAAACTTCCAAAGATAGACAAAATTCAATAAGATGCCAGGAAAAGATATCACCTCTGTAAATCTACTTCCCACATCACGCTCAATAAGCCTCACAGCCCTTGATTGATCTTCTGTATACACAAGAATAGCAGTTCCTTTCTTACCAGCACGACCTGTCCGTCCAGATCTATGAACAAATATTTCTGAAGAATTGGGAAGATCATAATGTATTACCTATAGCAGGAAAGCAAGTCAAAATTTCGTATCTATAAATTGCATGAAACGATAACAATATTCTCCATAATATATCACAGTATTTACATATGCACATGACATTAAACATAAAGAATGGCACATTGAGAAAGACTACAAACACGGAACAATAAGAAATCAAACAGAGAAATACAATCTAAGCGACATCCAAAATTTACAGAACCATGAACAGTACAGACCGATGACAGAATAAACCAAGAGTGTTGCATGATtatcaaatatatcaaatacaTTGACAAGAAAAATCAATAACTAATAGTCAAGGACATATCATCAAGAAAATGATACCTTGTCTTCAAATTCAATCAAGCATACGATAATTTgcaatagaaataaaaaaacagtaaaacagaACTCACAAGATCAACATTGGGTATATCAAGCCCACGTGAGGCAACATCAGTTGCCACCAAAACATTAAAATGGCCATTTCTGAAGCCAGCAAGAGTTTTTTCCCTCTGAGCTTGTGATATGTCTCCGTGCAAAGCCTCACATTGAACACTTTTTGCCATGGTATATGATAATCGGTCTGCATCACGTTTTGTTTGAGTGAAAACAATACACTTTCCTCCTTTTGCATGTTCCTAACAAAGGATATATATTTAGGAAacggagagagaaagaaatcCAGCAAGTTTCCTCAAGTagttttttctaattaaaatacataaaaggGCAATCTAATGCCGAAGGCTACCACCTAGTGGGGTCTAAGGACAGTGGGTGTACACAGATTTACCACCACAAGCAAGCGGCTGTGTCCAGGATTTGCACCTATGACCTCTGGGTCACAGGGAACCAACCTTACCCTTGCACCAAGGCTCACCCTCTaattacacacacatatatattctAGTAAAAGCTTAAGGGAAAAACGTAATAAAACTCCAGAAACCTATTTGCAATACAGTAATTTTAGTCTAGGAATTTAGCTCTGAAACCTAACTGAACTCTACAAAACTTACTTATAAAGTAAGGACTCGTCAACCTTTACAAgctctatttaattttatatcatatctCTAGCTGAGGAGGGACTAAGCACCACCATTGAGGTTTCCGTTGAGGCAGCCACCTCCTAACACAATGCAACTAAGGCAGGCAATGATTGACCACTAGTAAGGTGGttttcaaacacattaacaatCACTAATCAGAACTACCAATCAAGTCAGTAAACGATGGTTTCAGAAGGCATACTGTTATTAGCTGCGCAAGAATTCCCGCTTTAACATATAAGTCAGATGCAATGGAATACAGTGAAATTCCATCTGCTAACTTCTGATCAGAATCTCCAACCTACAGCACCAATAAATTTACAGTTAAAAAATAACTCTCGTGCACTCCCACACATGCCCACAATGTAGAGACGTTAAAACATGATAAACTAATTACTCAAAGAAGTTCATGCGCCCCACAACATAATCTACTGTGTTTATTTTGTACATTATATTCAAGTCAAACTAAATGATATCTCAGAATTGCACAGGTTACAGGCATTGTCCTAGTGCCTAGAATGGAGTTTCAAGCTTACTAGATCAATGGTCAGGGGATCATTCAGGTAATTGCGTGAAATCTGCTTTATCCAAGATGGCATTGTTGCAGAGAACATAAGAGTCTGACGTTTGGCGGGCAACCTTTCCAAGATCCTCTCCACTTCCTCCTGGAAGCCGACTTGAAGCATCTGATCAGCTTCATcaagaacaacaaattgaaCTTCCTTCAGATTTAGAGCACCTCTGTTGAGAAGGTCAATAATCCGACCAGGTGTTCCCACAGCAATATCAACCCCATAATCGAGCTGCCTCATCTGCTTAGAGATTGGCGTACCCCCATAAACACAAATTGTATCCAAGTTAGGTGCCGACTCATAGAATTCCTTCTCAACCTGCTTAGCAAGCTCCCTAGTTGGAGCAAGAACTAAAGCCAAAGGATCCCTGCCCCGCCTGCAACATcaatcacacaaaaaaaaaatgtatagttAAAGACACAAATAACATTTCCATGATTCTATCCACACCATCATGAATTACCAAGTCCACATTCAACTCTAACAGAGAAACAAGTGCAAAATTTGGGTAATAAGGAAGCATAAGTATCACGATAACATAAAAACATAGAACCAACCCATGCTTCGCATTAAACTGAATGATCTTATCCATGATGGGTATCCCAAATGCAAGAGTCTTCCCAGTTCCAGTCCTAGCTCGACCAATCATATCACGACCTTGCATGGCAGGTTCCAGCACGGCCCTCTGCAATACAACAACCCAATTAACTAAAAAAACCGTTAGCATAACTCAAAGCTACTAAACTACACGTCTTTAATCCTTATAAACCGCATATCATGCTATGCATCATCGCATAAACCCTTAGAAGCAAAGCAAACCTGAATGGGGAAGAGCTTGGTGATGCCTTTCTTGGCCAAAGCTGAGACAATATCCTGAGAGATTCCGAGCTTCGCGATCTCGAGTCCTTCCTCGGCGTTCCCTTTAGACCCTTCTTCGTAAGGGAAATCGTCTACAGCATATTCCGCGCGGTGATATACAGAAGAACGGAAATTCAACGGACCCGATTTGGAATGGAAATTTCTTGGAATGAAGGCCGGGGAGAGTGGCCGGAAGTCGTTGCTGGCGGAGATTACGACGGCCAGGAAAGCGCGCCTTGAGAGGTTGGAAGAAGTTCTTCTAAGGATTGCGGTTAACATGTTGTAGTGTTGTGgtaagaaaatggaaaatggaaaatggaaaccCTAACAGACTGCAATtcagggtttagggttttatgacaataaaaaattggaaatgAAGAAGATATTTCAGTTCAGTTCACTACAGGGCGTCACGATCTTCTGTGTGCTACTCTTCTTAATGCTCCCTatgacttctttttttttttagtgcaGCCCTGAAAGCTTTGTCAGAATTGGGCAAAACAAAATTCCCATGGGactttatgattttcttttctagaAGGGTaggaaagttttgaaaaaatatataaaataaaaacattaaaattgtaACAATCCTACTTTCTTAATCATTCTCctactaattataattaagattataattcaataatagcatcaataattataattaaacttgGTCACAATTTAGTTCTTAATAGTAATTCTTAACTCATCTTCGGCATATACAAAATATACTATTGCAAGACTAAGAAATAAAAGATACATATAACGACGAACTAattatcacaaaaataatttttaattgaaagatATCCTAATATTCAccaaaatcttaaattaaatttaattaactaaagtTCAagcattaaattataaaaaaaattgtaaactttGAAAGATTAATATATTGAATGTTTTCATTGAACTCTGCATGTTAtactcttctcttcttttttatatataataataactcAATTGAAATATCATATATCTCTGCTAATAGAATTAATTTGGTGAGCTTATTATCTCTttcatatcatattttaatattttagacaAAGAGTGTTAATATCTTATgtgattaaatttatattttatttgtgttttatattttaacaaatctctaatttaataaacttaataaaaagcATGTTTCTGAATAATTAAGTTTAGTGTTAATTGTTTATgtgtttttatgaatttttatattttatagatgttttgcttaaatattatataatttaattattttataaaacttttttgCATGTTAGTTTACgttatcattttcttttgatgtttttttatgtttgtatattttattttttgcgatAATCAACTTATTATCGGTGAATAGAAGTAAgtgtttaacaaattttttcttGTGATTGTCTAATaacttttcatattaattttaaatatattttattatagttatttatagtttatatttatttgtttaagcaatttgttttgttttatcaacatcttattttatttgttgtaagttgataaaattaaaatgttacaattataaaatttattttcaactatATTTAATTCTGTTGATCCattattaatatcaaaatttattttaaaaagtaataacgTACTTGAATATttctcattaaaaatatttatataattatattttttttccaataatattaatcatttatcaatccaaacaaagataaattatTCACTGCATATCGCTGTGAAAGTTAGAACAAGTatcataaaattcaaaatttaatctacaaatatattagtataaggcattgttttaaattattatttagcaatataatatttaaataagtatCTTAATTATATTGACTTGTTTAGTTTTCAATGATCATAGTTTTGTGTTGACTttcaaaaaatatgtaatacttttcttaatcaataatttatataccatccaaacataatatatatatatatatatatatatatatatatatatataatatagaatatataaataaccatcttttatccaaatttattaaattaaataatattta
This window of the Vigna angularis cultivar LongXiaoDou No.4 chromosome 7, ASM1680809v1, whole genome shotgun sequence genome carries:
- the LOC108338450 gene encoding DEAD-box ATP-dependent RNA helicase 53, mitochondrial, translating into MLTAILRRTSSNLSRRAFLAVVISASNDFRPLSPAFIPRNFHSKSGPLNFRSSVYHRAEYAVDDFPYEEGSKGNAEEGLEIAKLGISQDIVSALAKKGITKLFPIQRAVLEPAMQGRDMIGRARTGTGKTLAFGIPIMDKIIQFNAKHGRGRDPLALVLAPTRELAKQVEKEFYESAPNLDTICVYGGTPISKQMRQLDYGVDIAVGTPGRIIDLLNRGALNLKEVQFVVLDEADQMLQVGFQEEVERILERLPAKRQTLMFSATMPSWIKQISRNYLNDPLTIDLVGDSDQKLADGISLYSIASDLYVKAGILAQLITEHAKGGKCIVFTQTKRDADRLSYTMAKSVQCEALHGDISQAQREKTLAGFRNGHFNVLVATDVASRGLDIPNVDLVIHYDLPNSSEIFVHRSGRTGRAGKKGTAILVYTEDQSRAVRLIERDVGSRFTELPRIAVDSASMDTVGMGGGRFGSFGGTRDRRYGDTGFGRGPGSGRSGGYNNSGFGRPSFGDSGERFGGQNYNRFGGSGSSQSGGGFSGEMSRYGGPSSGRFGSSGGFGSGQSGSRSGRSSGGSRFSRPDDFGGFGGSDRSGGFGELGSGQSSGFGDSRGSNQNNRRPF
- the LOC108336216 gene encoding uncharacterized protein LOC108336216, whose translation is MMTPEKEKEKEKEQDQVVVDAGMKRYRNGEIWEFEDDLGVSDGDNGVLLGLDGGTTSTVCICMPMIPFSHSQLHSLPTLARAVAGCSNHNSVGEIAARETIEQVMADALSKCGSKRSSVRAVCLAVSGVNHPTDQQRILNWLRDIFPSHVRLHVLNDAVAALSSGTMGKLHGCVLISGTGSIAYGFTEDGKEARAAGAGPVLGDWGSAYGIAAKALTAVVRAYDGRGPSTMLASSILQKLGLSSAEEIIGWTYADPSWARIAALVPVVVICAEAGDEVANNILLESVQELVSSVKAVVNRLGLSGQDGKSGFPLVMVGGVLTAHRGSWDIGKEVINCITKQFPGVIPIRPKVEPAVGAAWLAWNFFMKECYHKAEN